The following proteins come from a genomic window of Diprion similis isolate iyDipSimi1 chromosome 8, iyDipSimi1.1, whole genome shotgun sequence:
- the LOC124409138 gene encoding cilia- and flagella-associated protein 69-like yields MFKCRLAIAVGMFIWECIVWCSPNLRMFVERGGVYLILDIIDTTIFPVRVVFLGALCDMCDEGGYETEFCTWRGQNKELGLMSLLTKIWREEETKIRAKRTEDGCIDDLELPLMGVNQWFATFHGKCSQTTSPALEDMIGSCRPKIYAIRKILERNTERYEIAQNHYRILLQEIPMEDQITMLLIDHYFGMKQGQVWVEVYRDIHRIGLVPIRTDGEMIFLMLQRQQRRALFIKDSQDAILRAAREAELRKEKAMYKEIIDSKLAPTLDALHQIDFISRTTDPRFMSRSKNRQRAEVERELHFPVDVDPQSCHRTFLGKTNVTAIMNHQHTIQSEALVNAEPDEYKLMPVSPSISGCTTPSIVAEASDELSCRACFMSNVPCFHHERQPH; encoded by the exons ATGTTCAAGTGCAGACTTGCAATCGCGGTAGGTATGTTCATCTGGGAATGCATAGTGTGGTGTTCGCCGAACTTGAGGATGTTCGTTGAACGGGGCGGGGTTTACCTCATCCTTGACATCATAGATACAACGATTTTCCCCGTTCGTGTCGTTTTCTTGGGCGCTCTTTGCGACATGTGTGACGAGGGAGGCTATGAGACAGAATTCTGCACTTGGAGAGGTCAGAACAAAGAACTGGGCCTCATGTCATTGCTAACTAAAATATGGAGGGAAGAAGAAACGAAGATCAGGGCTAAGAGGACTGAAGATGGTTGCATTGATG ATCTCGAGTTGCCATTAATGGGTGTAAATCAGTGGTTCGCCACGTTTCATGGAAAGTGTTCCCAAACGACGAGTCCAGCGTTAGAAGACATGATAGGATCGTGTCGACCGAAAATATACGCGATTCGTAAAATTCTCGAACGTAACACGGAGAGATACGAGATAGCACAGAATCACTACAGAATACTTTTACAAGAAATACCCATGGAAGATCAG ATTACGATGCTGCTAATAGATCACTACTTTGGGATGAAACAGGGACAAGTATGGGTAGAAGTTTACAGAGACATTCACAGGATTGGACTGGTGCCGATCCGCACAGACGGTGAGATGATATTTCTGATGCTCCAGAGGCAACAAAGGCGAGCTCTGTTTATCAAGGACAGTCAGGATGCTATCTTGAGGGCGGCAAGAGAGGCTGAACTTCGGAAAGAAAAGGCGATGTACAAAGAAATCATAGATTCGAAGCTCGCACCGACACTGGACGCCTTGCACCAGATCGATTTCATATCCAGAACTACCGACCCGAGGTTTATGAGCCGCAGCAAAAATCGCCAGCGAGCGGAAGTCGAACGTGAGCTTCATTTTCCGGTGGATGTGGATCCCCAATCCTGCCACAGAACGTTTCTCGGGAAAACAAATGTTACG GCCATAATGAATCACCAGCACACTATACAAAGTGAAGCGCTTGTTAACGCTGAGCCTGACGAATATAAACTGATGCCCGTGTCGCCTTCAATATCTGGTTGTACAACCCCGTCTATCGTCGCCGAAGCTTCAGACGAGCTTTCGTGTCGTGCATGCTTCATGTCCAACGTACCATGCTTTCATCACGAACGGCAACCGCATTGA
- the LOC124409137 gene encoding cilia- and flagella-associated protein 69-like — protein sequence MAGKGSNNLNQSPCDVSKLCRCPDLTRSKLKPLEGVGMNCRKKDLSSTIKKLVELVSDPVTSINTFRICQHLDDFISLNNKQAFYVKDLDDIMCILEFLALQAQHVAEYQKYLNEILDLCGMPPLLKKSSEGLFCVEVLEHYFTLFAYLLVILPTVPEIFMVHEAIHRLLGRKKVGHIATVKLDHCHRAVEGSILPVIMTEMLEIATDEILPRMLETTLLVVSISHKCCTFNGFSTILLLDQLLELSSSASGYRMMEAGVFEHILIRLDRNHATRPKHKPTPEIPENELGANCQPELVLLISNIIWTLLDSVMSPETLAKDINILVKPPSQSAMWSLRHAFKREVRCAGRNRSSVTLRNDLAAIMLAVLTTLPDWKFVQSGLAEDLVILAVATEFGTENTWASSVRLGNSNEDFRFKKILTLIMCYLSKIGASVEIMKQRRLMASILSSINPDVKGMNKLLSEIQFWDLHKYALYALAVLLPQMPEKFIEYRGTNRLLMILEWSMLKRCDSHNQLILNCMKTINAIILSDKEIIRKDFQDQEIIHFVLSVNVINSEHQRILTHAMMILEALIKNNKPYQTMYGEQGIKMVLRLLHRCFYDKTELRFEPDSR from the exons ATGGCGGGTAAAGGTTCAAACAACTTGAATCAAAGTCCATGTGATGTGTCGAAACTCTGTCGCTGCCCAGATCTCACTAGGAGTAAACTGAAACCTTTGGAAGGCGTGGGTATGAATTGTCGCAAAAAAGACTTGAGTAGCACGATAAAAAAGCTCGTGGAACTCGTCTCTGATCCGGTGACCAGTATCAACACTTTCAGAATTTGTCAGCACTTGGACGACTTTATCAGTCTCAACAACAAGCAGGCATTC TACGTAAAAGACCTAGACGACATAATGTGCATTCTCGAGTTCCTGGCGCTGCAAGCGCAACATGTTGCAGAGTACCAAAAGTACCTGAATGAGATACTGGATCTATGTGGAATGCCTCCgctgttgaaaaaatcgtcgGAGGGACTTTTCTGCGTGGAAGTACTTGAGCACTACTTCACCTTGTTCGCTTATCTCCTGGTGATCCTACCAACGGTCCCCGAGATTTTTATGGTCCACGAAGCGATCCATAGACTTCTTGGCAGGAAAAAAGTGGGCCACATTGCCACCGTCAAGTTGGATCACTGTCATCGCGCCGTCGAGGGATCCATTTTACCTGTTATCATGACGGAGATGCTTGAAATCGCAACTGACGAAATTCTTCCCAGGATGTTAGAGACCACCTTGCTGGTTGTTTCCATATCACACAAATGTTGTACGTTTAATGGATTTTCTACAATACTGCTTCTAGATCAATTACTCGAACTTTCATCCTCCGCCTCAGGTTACAGAATGATGGAGGCTGGAGTTTTTGAGCACATTCTGATCCGCCTTGATCGCAATCATGCCACCAGACCGAAGCACAAACCGACACCAGAAATCCCAGAGAACGAATTGGGGGCGAACTGTCAGCCGGAGTTAGTGTTACTGATATCGAACATCATATGGACGCTGTTGGATTCCGTAATGTCGCCGGAAACGTTGGCAAAAGATATAAATATCTTGGTAAAACCGCCGTCCCAATCCGCGATGTG GAGTCTTCGTCATGCGTTTAAACGAGAAGTTCGCTGTGCTGGTCGGAATCGGAGCAGCGTCACTTTGAGAAATGACTTGGCAGCTATAATGTTAGCAGTCCTTACCACTCTTCCCGATTGGAAATTTGTCCAGTCTGGACTGGCCGAGGACCTCGTGATTCTCGCTGTAGCGACTGAATTCGGGACCGAAAACACGTGGGCGAGTAGCGTGAGGCTCGGTAATTCTAACGAGGATTttcggtttaaaaaaatcctgaCCTTGATCATGTGTTATTTGAGCAAAATAGGAGCTAGTGTGGAG ATCATGAAGCAGAGAAGGCTTATGGCGAGTATTTTGAGTTCGATCAATCCAGACGTCAaaggaatgaataaattgttatCTGAAATACAGTTCTGGGACTTACATAAGTACGCTTTATACGCGCTTGCAGTTCTTCTTCCGCAGATGCCTGAGAAGTTCATTGAATACAGAGGAACTAATAG GTTACTGATGATCCTCGAATGGAGTATGCTGAAGCGATGCgattctcacaatcagctaaTTTTAAACTGCATGAAAACGATAAACGCCATCATCCTGAGCGATAAAGAAATTATTCGCAAAGATTTCCAAGATCAGG AAATTATCCACTTTGTCCTCTCCGTGAACGTTATTAACTCTGAACATCAACGTATATTGACTCACGCGATGATGATTCTGGAGGCTCTGATCAAGAACAATAAGCCTTATCAGACGATGTACGGAGAACAAGGTATTAAAATGGTACTGAGACTACTGCATAGATGCTTTTACGACAAAACCGAGCTGCGCTTCGAGCCAGACAGCAGgtaa